One window of Myxococcus virescens genomic DNA carries:
- a CDS encoding SMI1/KNR4 family protein: MKELLKYINGFEPAFSDQAQGASAVEVSRLESLLKRPLPSHYKDFLLSMGRSMGSLREEDADFAIGRILKFYETSKRRPPRRYIFIGAQLVDTYGRFLLDCGEATEQADCPVVQADPEEPFKNEDHIVPLYGSLKDMLFLMAFSRKRMALLEHRRRFLPSLVSSGTGNVRIVAPSLVGAIDETLLQLGFQKLPYTSPLTPLYERGDAAFYVDRSSQGGGLSAELAARDEREFGRLVEVIQDSTTLV, encoded by the coding sequence ATGAAAGAACTGCTCAAGTACATCAATGGATTCGAACCCGCATTTTCCGATCAGGCCCAGGGAGCGTCGGCAGTGGAGGTCTCCCGGCTCGAGAGCCTGCTCAAGCGGCCTCTTCCCTCCCACTACAAGGACTTCCTCCTCAGCATGGGACGAAGCATGGGAAGCCTCCGCGAGGAAGATGCCGACTTCGCCATCGGCCGGATCCTGAAGTTCTACGAAACGAGCAAGCGGCGTCCCCCTCGGAGGTACATCTTCATTGGCGCCCAGCTCGTGGACACCTACGGAAGGTTCTTGCTCGACTGCGGGGAGGCCACGGAGCAGGCTGACTGTCCTGTTGTCCAGGCGGACCCAGAAGAGCCGTTCAAGAACGAGGACCATATCGTTCCCCTGTATGGTTCCTTGAAGGACATGCTCTTCCTGATGGCCTTCAGCAGGAAGCGGATGGCCCTTCTGGAGCATCGGCGACGGTTCCTCCCTTCACTCGTGAGCAGCGGAACGGGGAATGTCCGAATCGTGGCTCCCTCCTTGGTGGGAGCCATCGACGAGACGCTTCTCCAGCTCGGCTTCCAGAAGCTGCCCTATACCAGCCCACTGACTCCGCTCTACGAGCGCGGTGATGCAGCCTTCTACGTCGACCGTTCTTCACAGGGAGGGGGACTGTCCGCCGAGTTGGCGGCACGAGATGAGCGTGAATTCGGGAGGCTGGTCGAAGTCATCCAGGATTCTACGACTCTTGTATAG
- a CDS encoding DUF4150 domain-containing protein produces MTKVFANGRSILHKGAGNTHVSAAPDVCKVPTPAGPVPTPFVNSAQDSMLAKGSKKTTIEGNPVALTSSELSTSSGDEPGTAGGLISSKFKGKMTWGSGSMDVKVEGKGVVRFLDPTLHNGNTFNTSFISAGGTGLVYGDDPVDGNIRCPNCNEDKAEHRLPETHLSLTQARKLLRELLKVTREKKLSTLKADIDEDGSEVFRGYMIGVLICRLNHKIYAAMSGSYYLDGFGEAVNRLQTQDGRWSLCQPLAKGALITNPRGDEIPLSSFRQKKIGKNLPGVCAGPQLVQKALREGHIPSSMSELWFRPRILKRFKRPGVTVTVEHLRNGEYAKRDFRHRESVPSCDTCKVVLTEMLCDINKKSC; encoded by the coding sequence ATGACCAAGGTCTTCGCCAATGGGCGCTCGATTCTGCATAAGGGGGCAGGCAACACGCATGTTTCGGCGGCGCCGGATGTCTGCAAGGTCCCGACACCGGCAGGGCCGGTGCCTACGCCATTCGTCAACTCTGCCCAGGACTCAATGCTCGCGAAGGGGAGCAAGAAGACGACGATTGAGGGCAACCCCGTCGCCTTGACGAGTTCCGAGCTGAGCACCAGCTCCGGCGACGAACCGGGCACGGCCGGTGGACTCATCTCTTCCAAGTTCAAAGGAAAGATGACCTGGGGCAGCGGCAGCATGGATGTGAAGGTGGAGGGCAAGGGCGTGGTGCGATTCCTCGACCCGACGCTGCACAATGGGAACACCTTCAACACGAGCTTCATTTCCGCAGGGGGCACCGGCCTGGTCTATGGTGACGACCCCGTCGACGGGAACATCCGGTGCCCCAACTGCAATGAAGACAAGGCCGAGCATCGCCTGCCAGAAACCCACCTTTCGCTGACACAAGCCAGGAAGCTTCTCCGGGAGCTGCTGAAAGTGACCCGAGAGAAGAAGCTTTCGACCCTCAAGGCAGACATCGACGAGGATGGTTCGGAAGTCTTCAGGGGGTACATGATTGGCGTACTCATTTGCAGGCTCAATCATAAGATCTATGCCGCAATGTCCGGCTCTTACTATCTCGATGGATTTGGTGAGGCCGTCAACCGGCTGCAAACCCAAGATGGGAGATGGAGCCTCTGCCAACCACTCGCCAAGGGTGCGCTGATAACCAATCCCAGAGGCGACGAAATCCCCCTGAGTTCGTTCCGCCAAAAGAAGATTGGCAAGAACCTGCCCGGTGTCTGCGCGGGACCACAGCTCGTCCAGAAGGCGCTGCGGGAGGGACATATCCCCTCTTCCATGTCCGAGCTCTGGTTCCGTCCACGAATCCTGAAGCGCTTCAAGCGGCCTGGCGTGACGGTCACAGTCGAACATCTCCGGAACGGAGAGTACGCCAAGAGGGACTTCCGACACCGCGAGAGCGTTCCCTCGTGCGACACCTGCAAGGTGGTGTTGACGGAGATGCTCTGCGACATCAACAAGAAGTCATGCTGA
- a CDS encoding 3-oxoacyl-ACP synthase codes for MAALGRQALSELLPLVTGLPGGPLPLYLGLPEVGMGAEVQQESMLADLLADTGGRLRVVKTYAAGRAAFFEALTAAQADLRSGKAGALALVGAVDSLGDPTSLEDLVSARLTLGPVNRDGRIPGEAAGFVALARPGATTSLGLEPLGVLLGTALAVEPTPFTQQAPSMAEGLTNVLRQLRQNREAGARRVDGVLACQPGESFWGTEFSRAYLRNTALMPEPLCVEVAGEGLGDAGAGTGPVMLGVALHRARWKQRGDRRTLIYGSSDGGRIGACIVELIPRN; via the coding sequence ATGGCAGCCCTGGGACGGCAGGCGCTCTCGGAGCTCCTCCCATTGGTGACGGGCCTGCCCGGTGGGCCCCTGCCGCTGTATCTCGGATTGCCCGAAGTCGGCATGGGAGCGGAGGTACAGCAGGAGTCGATGCTGGCGGATTTGCTGGCGGACACGGGAGGACGCCTACGGGTGGTGAAGACGTACGCGGCGGGGCGGGCTGCATTCTTCGAGGCCCTCACCGCGGCTCAGGCGGACCTGCGCTCCGGGAAGGCAGGGGCGCTTGCATTGGTGGGGGCAGTGGACTCGCTGGGCGACCCCACATCGCTGGAGGACCTGGTCTCGGCGCGGCTGACGCTGGGCCCAGTCAACCGGGACGGGAGGATTCCGGGCGAGGCCGCAGGATTCGTCGCCCTGGCACGCCCGGGCGCGACGACGTCACTGGGACTGGAGCCCCTGGGCGTGCTGCTCGGCACGGCGCTGGCCGTGGAGCCAACCCCGTTCACCCAACAGGCTCCCAGCATGGCGGAGGGCCTGACCAATGTGCTGCGGCAGTTGCGGCAGAACAGGGAGGCTGGGGCACGGCGGGTGGATGGGGTCCTGGCTTGTCAGCCGGGAGAATCCTTCTGGGGTACCGAATTTTCCCGAGCGTACCTACGCAACACAGCCCTGATGCCCGAGCCCCTGTGCGTGGAAGTGGCGGGAGAGGGACTCGGGGACGCAGGAGCGGGCACGGGCCCCGTCATGCTGGGTGTGGCGCTGCACCGGGCGCGGTGGAAGCAGCGCGGTGACCGCAGGACGCTCATCTACGGAAGTTCCGATGGAGGTCGCATCGGAGCGTGCATCGTGGAGCTGATTCCGAGGAACTGA
- a CDS encoding DUF2169 family type VI secretion system accessory protein, protein MPALKNFTPFAATDFLSLTKQGEECLVLVVAGSFTLPPPGRLATTPLSPCDEQVPPPKADAYWGEPENSSLRYESQAAYTRMATDVLLHGRAWAPRGRKVTRTLVTVRVGALEKQALISGARVWYRSLVGLSASDPLPFESVPLQYEYSFGGTSAAWREARNPVGRGCYESAKEAIDKPLPAIEEPLHPIHKWTDRPPPCGFGPVARHWQPRLGWAGTYNGAWVEQRAPLWPEDFDERFLQTAPQALQASPHLRGGELVALDGVSPDGPVAFTLPSFRLLARCTFVRRRERRRMMLDTVLLEPEERRVVLTWRATFPAHRELATHEVSSVRLLEPWENVS, encoded by the coding sequence ATGCCCGCCCTCAAGAACTTCACCCCGTTCGCGGCCACGGACTTCCTTTCCCTGACGAAGCAGGGCGAGGAGTGCCTCGTCCTCGTCGTCGCGGGCAGCTTCACCCTCCCCCCGCCCGGGCGGCTTGCCACCACGCCGTTGTCCCCGTGCGACGAGCAGGTCCCTCCACCGAAGGCCGACGCGTATTGGGGCGAGCCCGAAAATTCGAGCCTTCGCTACGAGTCCCAAGCCGCATACACCCGGATGGCGACCGATGTGCTGCTACACGGCCGTGCGTGGGCACCCCGAGGCCGCAAGGTGACACGAACGCTGGTGACGGTGCGGGTGGGCGCACTGGAGAAGCAGGCCCTCATTTCGGGCGCACGCGTCTGGTACCGGAGCCTCGTGGGTCTGAGCGCGTCGGACCCGCTGCCCTTCGAGTCCGTGCCGCTTCAGTACGAGTACAGCTTCGGCGGTACCTCCGCGGCCTGGCGCGAGGCGCGAAACCCCGTGGGCCGGGGCTGCTACGAGAGCGCGAAGGAGGCCATCGACAAGCCTCTCCCCGCCATCGAGGAGCCCCTGCATCCCATCCACAAATGGACGGACCGGCCGCCGCCGTGTGGCTTTGGCCCGGTGGCGCGACACTGGCAGCCTCGCCTCGGGTGGGCGGGGACGTACAACGGGGCGTGGGTGGAGCAGCGGGCGCCGCTCTGGCCAGAGGACTTCGACGAGCGCTTCCTCCAGACGGCACCCCAGGCGTTGCAGGCTTCGCCTCACCTCCGCGGCGGGGAACTCGTGGCGCTGGATGGCGTCTCACCGGACGGCCCCGTCGCATTCACCCTTCCCTCGTTCCGTCTGCTGGCGCGCTGCACCTTTGTCCGGCGCCGTGAGCGTCGGCGCATGATGCTAGACACGGTGTTGCTGGAGCCGGAGGAGCGCCGGGTCGTGCTCACCTGGCGCGCGACCTTCCCTGCTCACCGAGAGTTGGCCACGCACGAGGTCAGCTCCGTGCGGTTGCTGGAGCCCTGGGAGAACGTCTCGTGA